The following coding sequences are from one Euzebyales bacterium window:
- a CDS encoding GDSL-type esterase/lipase family protein, whose protein sequence is VEVRPQDVAASARPLQLLALGDSSIAGIGADRLEGCLAVQVAQRVADTTGQPVRVRGYGVSGARTADVAASQVAALDTRDGADAVVVVVGMNDIVHVTPPWAYRSAVLDLYELLRGRLDDVPVVACSLPEVRSITIVGHPLRDIAVVYGRLLGRIQRQAVRRVPNVAFVDARRSVGPAFVRRLETMSVDGFHPSTLGYGLLADALARTISTALGSERDALAVSP, encoded by the coding sequence GTCGAGGTCCGTCCGCAGGACGTCGCGGCCTCGGCGCGCCCACTCCAGCTCCTCGCGCTTGGCGACTCGTCCATCGCGGGGATCGGTGCCGACCGGCTCGAGGGCTGCCTCGCCGTGCAGGTGGCGCAGCGCGTCGCCGACACGACCGGCCAGCCCGTGCGCGTCCGCGGCTACGGCGTGTCCGGTGCCCGCACCGCCGACGTCGCCGCGTCGCAGGTCGCAGCACTGGATACCCGTGACGGAGCAGATGCCGTCGTCGTGGTCGTCGGCATGAACGACATCGTGCACGTGACACCGCCGTGGGCGTACCGCAGTGCCGTCCTTGACCTGTACGAACTGCTGCGCGGGCGCCTCGACGACGTGCCCGTGGTCGCGTGCAGCCTGCCGGAGGTCCGTTCCATCACGATCGTCGGACATCCGCTGCGCGACATCGCCGTCGTCTACGGCCGCCTGCTCGGCCGGATCCAGCGACAGGCGGTGCGGCGGGTCCCGAACGTCGCCTTCGTCGATGCCCGACGCTCCGTTGGACCAGCCTTCGTCCGACGCCTCGAGACGATGAGCGTCGACGGATTCCACCCGTCGACGCTCGGATACGGGCTGCTGGCCGACGCTCTTGCACGGACCATCAGTACCGCGCTGGGGTCCGAACGTGACGCGTTGGCCGTGTCGCCATGA
- a CDS encoding nitroreductase family protein has translation METWDAIRSRRNVRAYEDRPIPADDLDCVLEAGRRAPSSRNQQRWDFVVCTDRAQLRELAKVWRGAGHVARSAATVGLVTVASANWSVAYDLGQATMSMMLAAADLGIGSGHAAVRDQELARRVLGFPDDRQLAWLIAFGYPAGRPLRPIDRPDRRPFDDVVHRAGW, from the coding sequence ATGGAGACGTGGGACGCGATCCGGTCACGGCGAAACGTGCGCGCCTACGAGGACCGCCCGATCCCGGCCGATGACCTCGACTGCGTGCTCGAGGCCGGGCGGCGTGCGCCATCCTCACGCAATCAACAGCGGTGGGATTTCGTGGTGTGCACAGACCGTGCCCAACTACGGGAGCTCGCGAAGGTCTGGAGGGGTGCTGGGCACGTTGCGAGGTCGGCAGCAACCGTGGGGCTGGTGACCGTCGCCTCGGCCAACTGGTCGGTCGCGTATGACCTCGGGCAGGCCACGATGTCGATGATGTTGGCTGCGGCGGACCTGGGCATCGGCAGCGGGCACGCTGCCGTGCGCGATCAGGAGCTGGCACGCCGCGTGCTGGGGTTCCCCGACGACCGGCAGCTGGCGTGGCTGATCGCGTTCGGGTACCCGGCCGGCCGCCCGCTGCGCCCGATCGACCGCCCTGATCGCAGGCCGTTCGACGACGTCGTCCACCGCGCCGGTTGGTAG
- a CDS encoding pyridoxamine 5'-phosphate oxidase family protein has protein sequence MTTDRIVEMTQRECMELLAANHFGRVAVNDDQGPVVLPVNYLLDGDSVLFRSGPGTKLEAGVRGSPASFEIDAIDPRTRTGWSVVARGTLTDVYDPDEIERAKRLPVAPFAGGDRPYYLRLLIYDVSGRRIELPEGVPDSWYRPTGLGHVWLDRDAADLGL, from the coding sequence ATGACGACCGATCGCATCGTGGAGATGACCCAGCGCGAGTGCATGGAGCTGCTCGCTGCCAACCACTTCGGACGCGTCGCTGTCAACGACGACCAGGGTCCGGTGGTGCTGCCGGTCAACTACCTGCTCGACGGCGACAGCGTGCTCTTCCGCAGTGGCCCGGGCACCAAGCTCGAGGCCGGCGTGCGGGGATCACCCGCCAGCTTCGAGATCGACGCGATCGACCCCCGCACCCGCACCGGCTGGAGCGTGGTCGCGCGAGGCACGCTCACCGACGTCTACGATCCTGACGAGATCGAGCGGGCGAAACGGCTGCCCGTCGCACCGTTCGCGGGCGGCGACCGGCCGTACTACCTGCGCCTGCTGATCTACGACGTGAGCGGCCGGCGCATCGAACTGCCCGAAGGCGTGCCAGACAGCTGGTACCGGCCGACCGGGCTGGGCCACGTGTGGCTCGACCGAGACGCGGCCGACCTCGGGTTGTAG